In the Chryseobacterium sp. MYb264 genome, one interval contains:
- a CDS encoding aldo/keto reductase: MKTRTLGKSGLEVSALGLGCMGLTFGYGPATPENEAIDLIRKAYDLGVTFFDTAEAYSQGGNETLLGKAVAPFRDKVVIATKFGFLDGDAMKGVDSRPERIRQVAENSLKYLQTDYIDLFYQHRVDPNVPIEDVAGTIQDLIKEGKVKHWGMSEAGVESIRRAHAVQPVAALQSEYSLFYREPEKEIIPTLEELGIGFVPFSPLGKGFLTGTINETTQFAAEDFRNIVPRFSEENRKANQALVDLVKDLAIEKKATPAQVALAWLLAQKPWIAPIPGTTKIHRLEENVGGASLELSADDLAKIQHALLTIEIVGERYPQHLQARVGK; encoded by the coding sequence ATGAAAACAAGAACATTAGGTAAAAGCGGACTTGAAGTTTCCGCTTTAGGTTTAGGATGTATGGGGTTGACTTTCGGTTATGGTCCTGCTACCCCCGAAAATGAAGCGATTGATCTGATCAGAAAAGCATATGATTTAGGAGTTACTTTTTTTGATACAGCTGAAGCGTACAGTCAGGGCGGAAATGAAACTTTGCTTGGTAAAGCCGTGGCTCCGTTCAGAGATAAAGTTGTCATTGCGACAAAATTCGGATTTCTGGATGGTGACGCCATGAAAGGTGTTGACAGCCGACCGGAAAGAATTCGCCAAGTCGCTGAAAATTCATTAAAATATTTACAGACCGATTATATCGATCTTTTTTATCAGCATAGAGTAGATCCCAACGTTCCCATTGAAGATGTTGCAGGAACGATTCAGGATTTGATTAAAGAAGGAAAAGTAAAACATTGGGGAATGTCCGAGGCTGGGGTAGAAAGTATTCGAAGAGCTCACGCGGTACAGCCCGTTGCTGCATTACAAAGTGAATACTCACTGTTTTATCGCGAACCGGAAAAAGAGATCATTCCAACATTAGAGGAATTGGGAATTGGTTTTGTGCCGTTTAGCCCGCTTGGAAAAGGCTTTTTAACAGGAACAATCAATGAAACGACTCAGTTCGCAGCAGAGGATTTCAGAAATATAGTACCTCGTTTTTCAGAGGAGAACAGAAAGGCGAATCAGGCATTGGTGGATCTGGTTAAAGATTTGGCTATAGAGAAGAAGGCCACTCCGGCTCAGGTGGCCTTGGCTTGGCTTTTGGCTCAAAAACCCTGGATCGCTCCGATTCCGGGAACGACAAAAATCCATCGACTTGAAGAAAATGTGGGCGGCGCTTCTCTCGAACTTTCAGCAGATGATTTAGCGAAGATTCAACATGCTTTGTTAACCATCGAAATTGTGGGAGAAAGATATCCTCAGCATCTTCAGGCAAGAGTTGGAAAATAA
- a CDS encoding TetR/AcrR family transcriptional regulator, which translates to MAKKISVKERIVETATRLFYHQGFNSTGINQIIAEAGIAIGSLYKHFQSKEDLLCYYLQQQETEFFSNLNEYLKNEKNASKKILKMIDYRIDLQQKADFSGCHFIKINAEIGRQNQRIADIVSGHKQRQYDYIKTILSETESPENKSSAKEISARTIFLMIEGAVVSSSILGNTDDLKNVKKTVKELL; encoded by the coding sequence ATGGCTAAAAAGATCAGCGTGAAAGAAAGAATTGTGGAAACAGCAACCCGTCTTTTTTATCATCAGGGCTTTAACAGTACCGGAATCAATCAGATCATCGCGGAGGCCGGCATTGCGATTGGCTCTTTATATAAACATTTTCAATCGAAAGAAGATCTTTTATGTTATTATTTACAGCAGCAGGAAACTGAATTTTTTTCTAATTTAAATGAGTATCTGAAAAACGAAAAAAATGCTTCAAAAAAGATTTTAAAGATGATTGATTACCGAATTGACCTTCAGCAAAAAGCAGATTTTTCGGGCTGTCATTTTATCAAGATCAATGCAGAAATTGGCAGACAGAACCAGAGAATTGCCGATATCGTTTCGGGACATAAGCAGCGTCAGTATGATTATATAAAGACTATTCTGTCAGAAACAGAATCCCCTGAAAATAAGAGCTCGGCAAAAGAAATCTCTGCGCGAACTATTTTCCTGATGATCGAGGGGGCGGTAGTTTCAAGCAGTATCCTTGGCAATACTGATGATCTGAAGAATGTTAAAAAAACAGTCAAAGAGTTGTTATAA
- a CDS encoding ABC transporter ATP-binding protein, which translates to MSLHINNLTKKFGEQTALNSINISIEKNEIIGLLGPNGAGKSTLMKSIVGALKIDEGEIIFNGKNISEYEIESKKNIGFLPENNPLYLEMYVKEYLQFVANIHKIPSSRVDEVIKLVGITPERSKKIGQLSKGYKQRVGLAQAIIHQPDLLILDEPTNGLDPNQIIEIRNVVKEIGQQKTVLLSTHIMQEVEALCSRVILIHTGNILQDCPIDEFKGKFESLEEAFANYTQAAV; encoded by the coding sequence ATGTCTCTTCACATAAACAATTTAACCAAGAAATTTGGTGAACAAACCGCACTTAATAGCATCAATATTTCGATTGAGAAAAACGAAATCATCGGACTTTTGGGACCTAATGGAGCAGGCAAATCAACTTTGATGAAATCTATTGTCGGTGCATTGAAAATTGATGAAGGCGAAATAATTTTTAACGGAAAAAATATTTCCGAATATGAAATAGAAAGTAAGAAAAACATTGGTTTTCTCCCTGAAAATAATCCGCTGTATCTTGAAATGTATGTGAAGGAATACCTGCAATTCGTTGCCAATATTCATAAAATCCCATCTTCAAGAGTAGATGAGGTGATTAAACTGGTGGGCATTACTCCGGAAAGATCGAAGAAAATCGGGCAACTTTCAAAAGGATACAAACAAAGAGTTGGTTTAGCTCAGGCTATTATTCATCAACCTGACCTTTTAATTCTTGATGAACCAACCAACGGACTGGATCCCAATCAAATTATCGAGATCCGAAATGTGGTCAAAGAAATCGGTCAGCAGAAAACCGTTTTGCTTTCTACACACATCATGCAGGAGGTTGAAGCGCTTTGTTCAAGAGTAATTCTGATTCATACAGGGAATATTCTTCAGGACTGTCCGATTGATGAGTTTAAAGGCAAATTCGAAAGTCTGGAAGAGGCTTTCGCTAATTATACACAGGCAGCGGTTTAA
- a CDS encoding DUF6985 domain-containing protein, which produces MTQHSLFGKVQEDWAGFSAEIFFWHPFFEDNKAEIFLGDEFDEDGEEIDEPPSDEDLNIYAETYQRFINLFDVILLDLQQKAFERYQKLYAHYYENTEKSGEPPLNIDSVEKHNPFIKELNDIRISKNNTIRLSLHYQLDTEHGLEFKFIDNQIDAIAGIAET; this is translated from the coding sequence ATGACACAACATTCACTTTTTGGAAAAGTACAGGAAGATTGGGCTGGTTTTTCGGCAGAGATTTTCTTTTGGCATCCTTTTTTTGAGGATAATAAAGCTGAAATATTTTTGGGAGATGAATTTGATGAAGATGGAGAAGAGATTGATGAACCACCAAGTGATGAGGATCTAAACATTTATGCAGAAACCTATCAGCGTTTTATTAATCTTTTTGATGTTATTTTACTTGATTTACAGCAAAAAGCGTTTGAGAGATACCAAAAACTCTATGCCCATTATTATGAAAATACAGAGAAATCCGGTGAACCTCCTTTGAATATTGATTCTGTGGAAAAACATAATCCATTCATTAAAGAATTGAATGATATAAGGATCAGTAAAAATAATACCATCCGATTATCGCTTCATTATCAGTTGGATACGGAACATGGGCTTGAATTTAAATTCATTGATAATCAGATTGATGCCATTGCCGGAATTGCCGAAACGTAA
- a CDS encoding sensor histidine kinase, with the protein MKQFIESNFLQEVILLVFSFVLFTLNDWILIASWKSLFLGIIYFILLYGHAQINRFFLLPILIEKHKLLQYLLFTFLLLVISAVALNYLTINQLYKSCFLHNNPIKMSYQYQMGILLGSLICILGTTRLVEYYRAQKIQASKELLFNKNQMAFLNMQLNPHFLFNTLNTIYGISFKYPEKTPELILKVSELLRYQVENTKKETVTIEKEVDFISSYIELEKERMGHRCKIDFVCNIEHPKDFKIAPMLLFTYVENAFKHGTCSIDDCFVKIDLSILDGYLLLNIANSVPTKKSETSTKVGLENTRMRLEMLYKNNYDLQIKNDKNIFTVALKIKL; encoded by the coding sequence ATGAAACAATTTATTGAAAGTAATTTTTTACAGGAAGTCATTCTTCTCGTCTTTTCTTTCGTATTATTCACGTTAAACGACTGGATTCTTATCGCAAGCTGGAAGAGCCTTTTTCTGGGAATTATTTACTTTATTCTGTTATACGGTCATGCACAGATCAACCGTTTTTTTCTGTTACCGATTTTAATTGAAAAGCATAAACTGCTGCAATATTTACTGTTTACCTTTCTATTATTGGTGATTTCTGCCGTTGCACTGAATTATTTAACGATCAATCAACTCTATAAAAGCTGTTTTCTACACAATAATCCGATCAAAATGTCTTATCAGTATCAGATGGGAATTTTACTGGGATCACTGATCTGTATTCTGGGAACTACAAGGCTGGTTGAATATTACCGTGCTCAAAAAATCCAGGCGAGCAAGGAGCTTTTATTCAACAAAAATCAGATGGCTTTTCTGAATATGCAGCTCAATCCGCATTTTTTATTCAATACCCTGAATACCATTTATGGAATCAGCTTTAAATATCCCGAAAAAACGCCTGAATTAATTTTGAAGGTTTCTGAATTGCTGCGTTATCAGGTCGAAAACACAAAAAAAGAAACGGTAACCATAGAAAAAGAAGTCGATTTCATTTCAAGCTATATCGAACTGGAAAAAGAGAGAATGGGACATCGCTGCAAAATTGATTTTGTCTGTAATATTGAGCATCCCAAAGATTTCAAAATCGCTCCGATGCTTCTTTTCACTTATGTTGAAAATGCCTTTAAACACGGAACCTGCAGCATTGATGATTGTTTTGTGAAGATTGATCTCTCAATTTTGGATGGTTATTTATTATTGAATATTGCCAATTCGGTTCCAACAAAAAAATCAGAAACATCGACCAAAGTCGGACTCGAAAATACGCGAATGAGACTTGAAATGCTGTATAAAAACAATTACGATCTTCAGATTAAAAATGACAAAAATATCTTCACCGTTGCTTTAAAAATAAAACTATGA
- a CDS encoding patatin-like phospholipase family protein, whose translation MNFKKTGLVLSGGGTKGIAHAGVLKFLNEKNIDVDILSCCSAGSIVGALYAVGKSPEEILEFFNSVYFFNWKHFTFNQPGLVSSVIFRNYLNPIFGEMKLGDLDKEVKIVATELVNGTEKIFDENFKVVDAIIASCSIPGITTPYIIGDEMYCDGGVLNNFPADIISEDCDNLIGVFVSPPHDIKINDLKSIKAVVSRSYDLLSYRVEKAKFDYCDWFITSQELSTYGTFERRKDRLDEIFNIGYHAAKDSFNETKFYAETEIEKRIV comes from the coding sequence ATGAATTTTAAGAAAACAGGGCTTGTTTTATCAGGAGGTGGTACAAAAGGTATTGCCCATGCAGGCGTATTAAAATTTCTTAACGAAAAAAATATCGATGTCGATATTTTATCATGCTGTAGTGCCGGTTCTATCGTCGGTGCTTTATATGCCGTGGGGAAAAGTCCCGAAGAGATTCTCGAATTTTTTAATTCCGTTTATTTTTTCAACTGGAAACATTTTACCTTCAATCAGCCTGGATTGGTTTCTTCAGTGATTTTCCGCAATTATCTCAACCCTATTTTTGGTGAAATGAAATTGGGTGACTTGGATAAAGAAGTGAAAATTGTTGCCACGGAATTAGTCAATGGAACCGAAAAGATCTTCGATGAAAATTTCAAGGTGGTAGATGCCATTATTGCTTCATGTTCCATTCCGGGCATTACAACACCTTACATTATCGGCGATGAAATGTATTGTGATGGAGGAGTGTTGAACAACTTTCCCGCAGATATTATCAGCGAGGATTGCGATAATTTGATCGGTGTTTTCGTATCTCCGCCCCATGACATTAAAATTAACGATCTTAAATCCATAAAAGCAGTCGTTTCCCGTTCCTATGACTTACTTTCTTATCGTGTAGAAAAAGCAAAATTCGACTATTGCGATTGGTTTATCACTTCGCAGGAACTTTCTACTTACGGAACTTTTGAAAGAAGAAAGGACAGATTAGATGAAATTTTCAATATCGGATACCACGCAGCTAAAGATAGTTTTAATGAAACTAAATTTTACGCAGAAACCGAAATTGAAAAACGAATTGTTTAA
- the ade gene encoding adenine deaminase, whose amino-acid sequence MAFTIKSNLIDIVSKETYPAEITIKDNKISSIERISETLETYILPGFIDAHVHIESSMLVPTEFAKIAVKHGTVGTISDPHEIANVLGISGVEYMIDNARQTPFHFYFGAPSCVPATNFETAGAVIDAEHIDQLLDKKEIVYLAEMMNFPGVIYQDEEVLKKLESAKRHGKPIDGHAPGLMGEEMKTYFSAGISTDHESFGYQEALEKLQHGVKIMIREGSAAKNFETLIPLLKEFPDQIMFCCDDKHPDNLIESHIDDHVKRALKLGYDVYDVLRASSYNVIQHYNLPVGLLQIGDKADFIEIDSLEDFNILKTYIDGNVVAEKGESFLSSFEAPIVNNFHCSLKEPSDFKIKSNGEKIRVIETLDGQLITKEIHAESLIVNGFAESNPNEDILKIAVVNRYYDAPVATAFIKNIGLKTGAIASCVAHDCHNIVVVGTNDEDMCKAVNAIIRAKGGISLATETEEMVLELPIAGIMTNLPAEKVAESYIKLDQRAKELGSKLRAPYMSLSFMALLVIPELKLSDKGLFNGKSFEYTDVFIK is encoded by the coding sequence ATGGCATTCACCATTAAATCTAACCTGATCGACATCGTTTCAAAGGAAACATATCCTGCAGAAATTACAATTAAAGACAATAAAATCAGTTCAATAGAAAGAATTTCTGAAACGCTTGAAACGTATATTCTGCCAGGTTTTATTGACGCCCATGTTCATATCGAAAGCAGTATGCTTGTTCCGACGGAATTTGCAAAAATCGCGGTAAAGCACGGAACTGTGGGAACGATTTCAGATCCGCATGAAATTGCCAATGTATTAGGAATTTCCGGTGTTGAATATATGATTGATAATGCACGGCAAACTCCTTTTCACTTCTATTTCGGGGCTCCTTCATGTGTTCCCGCCACCAATTTTGAAACTGCAGGAGCTGTAATTGATGCTGAACATATTGATCAGTTACTGGACAAGAAAGAAATTGTATATCTCGCTGAGATGATGAATTTTCCCGGTGTTATATATCAGGACGAAGAAGTACTGAAAAAGCTGGAATCCGCAAAAAGGCATGGAAAGCCTATTGACGGGCACGCTCCCGGATTGATGGGTGAAGAAATGAAGACCTATTTTAGCGCGGGAATTTCAACCGATCACGAATCTTTTGGTTATCAGGAAGCGTTGGAAAAACTTCAACACGGAGTTAAAATCATGATTCGTGAAGGAAGTGCTGCCAAAAATTTTGAGACTTTAATTCCATTGTTAAAAGAATTCCCGGATCAGATCATGTTCTGTTGTGATGATAAACATCCCGATAATCTGATTGAATCTCATATTGACGATCATGTAAAGCGGGCCCTGAAGTTGGGATATGATGTGTATGATGTTTTACGAGCTTCTTCTTATAATGTTATCCAACATTACAATTTACCTGTCGGATTATTACAAATCGGAGACAAGGCAGATTTCATTGAAATTGATAGTCTTGAGGATTTCAATATTTTAAAAACGTATATCGATGGAAATGTGGTTGCAGAAAAAGGAGAATCCTTTCTGTCCTCTTTTGAAGCTCCGATTGTCAATAATTTTCATTGCAGTTTAAAAGAACCTTCAGATTTTAAAATAAAAAGTAACGGCGAAAAAATCCGTGTGATCGAAACTTTGGACGGACAATTAATCACCAAAGAAATCCACGCAGAATCATTAATTGTAAATGGCTTTGCCGAATCTAATCCCAATGAGGATATCCTGAAAATTGCGGTTGTCAATCGTTATTATGATGCTCCTGTAGCCACTGCTTTTATCAAAAATATAGGTCTGAAAACCGGAGCAATTGCCTCTTGTGTAGCCCATGACTGTCATAATATTGTGGTTGTAGGAACCAATGATGAAGATATGTGTAAAGCCGTTAATGCAATCATAAGAGCAAAAGGAGGAATTTCTCTTGCCACAGAAACAGAAGAAATGGTTTTAGAGCTTCCCATTGCAGGAATTATGACGAATCTTCCGGCAGAAAAAGTTGCTGAATCTTATATAAAATTAGACCAGCGTGCCAAAGAACTGGGAAGCAAACTGAGAGCTCCCTATATGAGCTTGTCTTTTATGGCGCTTTTGGTCATTCCTGAACTTAAATTAAGTGATAAAGGTCTGTTTAATGGGAAAAGTTTTGAGTACACGGATGTTTTTATCAAGTAA
- a CDS encoding LytR/AlgR family response regulator transcription factor gives MTEAHTYKCLIVDDEPAAHYVLMNYIEKHPDLLLSGQCYHAIEALSFLRDQEIDLLFLDINMPELSGLEFLKLLPNPPKTILTTAYSEYALESYEFGVIDYLLKPISSLRFIKSVERFLSYQNPSFKQNPLTEPTHLKIKVNGKDEDIRLDEISYIQSYGNFIKIFMGRKFHLVSMTTQEVLKNLPSSQFLRIHKSYIVSLQKIERFENNEISMDDIKLPVGITFKQKLQDFINTAM, from the coding sequence ATGACAGAGGCTCATACATATAAATGTCTGATCGTAGATGATGAACCGGCGGCACATTATGTGTTGATGAATTATATTGAAAAACACCCCGACCTTCTTCTCTCAGGACAATGTTACCACGCGATCGAAGCCCTAAGTTTTCTGAGAGATCAGGAAATTGATCTTCTGTTTTTAGATATTAATATGCCCGAACTTTCAGGTTTGGAATTTTTAAAACTATTACCGAATCCACCCAAAACTATTCTTACGACCGCCTATTCCGAATATGCCCTGGAAAGCTACGAATTTGGTGTGATCGATTATCTGTTAAAGCCAATTTCTTCTTTACGATTCATTAAATCGGTTGAACGTTTTTTATCGTATCAAAATCCGTCATTCAAACAAAATCCTTTGACAGAACCAACTCATCTCAAGATAAAAGTAAATGGAAAAGATGAAGACATCAGGTTAGATGAGATCAGTTATATCCAGAGTTACGGAAATTTTATCAAAATATTTATGGGTCGGAAATTTCATCTGGTTTCCATGACCACTCAGGAAGTTCTTAAAAACCTGCCCTCATCACAGTTTCTCAGAATTCACAAATCTTATATTGTCTCATTGCAAAAAATAGAAAGATTCGAAAATAATGAGATCTCTATGGATGATATCAAATTGCCGGTGGGAATTACTTTTAAACAGAAGTTACAGGATTTCATCAATACAGCTATGTAA
- a CDS encoding MFS transporter, which translates to MKSKTKKWLALTVLLLAHLLTIIDIFIVNIAIPSIQNGLKLTQSGVQQVVAIYMIGFASFLILGGKAGDHYGRRKVFISGLVFFMIFSAGCCFAISSEQLIASRFLQGVSAGFMSPQVLSYIQILFKDHKERTHALGWYGIAIGIGTMLGQFSGGLLVELKPIIVDQSWRYIFLINIPICGITIILATIFLKDSSSTPNSVKIDFPSAFILCIGLILLLFSVTTALEQSFTIFITLLISSILLLIYFIMKQKRKGDQALLNLELFRYKNFSRALMAAGLFMFMLDAYFFILAVFLQDALHLLPFQAGNFIVFQGLGFIFSSLFAPKLLIKLGSKVLISGVLLIIITLLIQLMAFHYKNTEFPGYIIMIFHGAGVALVLPSFANIALRGIPEHLAGNASGVYSTLQQLSGAFGIACTGGFFYHYIHQNRDFSYFYEAFRYSTAIHILCLTGVLIILIHLSQSVIKMK; encoded by the coding sequence ATGAAAAGTAAAACTAAAAAATGGCTTGCCCTGACCGTTCTTCTGCTGGCTCATTTACTTACCATTATCGATATTTTTATTGTCAATATCGCGATTCCATCTATCCAAAACGGATTAAAGCTTACCCAATCAGGTGTTCAGCAGGTGGTTGCGATTTATATGATTGGTTTTGCATCATTTCTTATTCTCGGAGGTAAAGCGGGAGACCATTATGGAAGAAGAAAAGTATTTATTTCCGGATTGGTATTTTTTATGATTTTCTCGGCTGGTTGTTGTTTTGCAATCTCTTCAGAGCAATTAATTGCCTCACGGTTTCTCCAAGGTGTGAGTGCCGGATTCATGTCACCCCAGGTTTTATCCTACATTCAGATTCTCTTTAAAGACCATAAAGAACGTACACATGCTCTAGGATGGTACGGAATAGCCATCGGTATTGGGACAATGCTTGGTCAATTTTCAGGAGGTCTTTTGGTAGAGTTAAAACCCATTATCGTCGATCAGTCGTGGCGGTATATTTTCCTTATTAATATTCCTATTTGTGGTATTACCATTATTTTAGCAACCATTTTTCTAAAAGACTCATCTTCTACTCCGAATTCTGTAAAAATAGATTTTCCAAGTGCTTTTATACTTTGCATCGGGCTTATTTTACTGCTGTTTTCAGTAACAACCGCCTTAGAGCAGTCGTTCACTATTTTTATAACTTTATTGATTTCCTCCATTCTATTGCTTATTTATTTTATAATGAAACAGAAGAGAAAGGGAGACCAAGCTCTTCTCAATCTAGAACTGTTCAGATACAAAAACTTTAGCAGGGCTTTGATGGCTGCAGGCCTTTTTATGTTTATGCTGGATGCTTACTTTTTCATTCTAGCCGTTTTTCTTCAGGATGCATTGCACTTATTGCCATTCCAGGCGGGAAATTTCATTGTATTTCAGGGGTTGGGATTTATTTTCTCATCATTATTTGCCCCAAAATTACTGATTAAATTGGGAAGCAAAGTGCTTATTTCGGGGGTTCTTCTCATTATTATTACTTTACTTATTCAGCTTATGGCATTTCATTATAAAAACACTGAATTCCCAGGATATATCATCATGATTTTTCATGGAGCGGGAGTCGCATTAGTACTTCCTTCATTTGCCAATATCGCATTGAGAGGGATTCCTGAGCATTTGGCCGGTAATGCCTCCGGTGTCTATTCCACGTTACAACAGCTGTCCGGTGCTTTTGGAATTGCGTGTACCGGTGGCTTTTTTTATCATTATATTCATCAGAACAGAGATTTTTCATATTTTTATGAGGCCTTTAGATACAGTACTGCTATTCATATTCTTTGCCTGACCGGAGTTTTAATCATCTTAATACATCTTTCCCAATCTGTTATTAAAATGAAATAA
- a CDS encoding NAD(P)H-binding protein: MKKILIIGATGSLAQYVIEAVKPLENIQLTLFVRNKNRLSRSISEDCEVIEGDALRFSDIRKAVKGQEIVYINLDGDLGIMTDNIVKAMQEEGVKRVIAISSIGIYNVPLRPVLEPYRKLADIIEDSGLDYTILRPDWFTNTDEIDYEITYKGTPEKGSAISRKSIADFVSKLMNYPNLYINQNLGISKH, encoded by the coding sequence ATGAAAAAAATACTTATCATAGGAGCTACAGGCAGTCTGGCACAATATGTTATAGAAGCTGTAAAACCTTTGGAAAATATACAGTTAACTTTATTCGTAAGAAATAAAAACCGACTTTCCCGATCTATTTCGGAGGATTGTGAAGTCATAGAAGGAGATGCACTGCGGTTCAGTGATATTCGAAAAGCCGTAAAAGGTCAGGAAATCGTTTATATTAACCTAGACGGAGATCTCGGAATAATGACTGATAATATTGTGAAAGCAATGCAGGAAGAAGGTGTGAAAAGGGTAATTGCCATCAGTTCTATCGGGATTTATAATGTGCCGTTGCGTCCCGTTTTAGAGCCTTACCGAAAATTGGCCGATATTATTGAAGATTCAGGATTGGATTACACTATTCTTCGACCGGATTGGTTCACCAATACTGACGAGATCGATTATGAAATTACTTATAAAGGAACTCCTGAAAAAGGTTCCGCGATCTCTAGAAAAAGCATTGCCGATTTTGTTTCAAAACTCATGAATTATCCTAACTTGTATATCAATCAGAATCTTGGGATCAGTAAACATTAA